CCGCGGGGCGCTGGCCTCGCCGCGCCGCTCGCGCACCCGCTCCGGGTCCTCCTTGCCCTGACCGAGCCTGCGCCGGGCGACGAGGTCGGCCGCAGGGGCCATGACCGCCATGGTGCGGGCATAGCCGCGCAGGAGGCCCGTGGTGCGGTAGCGTTGCCACTCAGCCATGGCGCGCTCCCGCCGGGCTCGCCGGGTCTGCGGGAGCCGGGCCGGCCGCCGCCTGGCGCGAGGCAGCCGAGCGGTCGCGCGCCGCTTCCAGTGCCGCGACGTCGGCCTGCGACCACGGGGCCGGCTCCGCCCGGCCTTCGGCGATCTCATAGGCCCGGGCGGTCGCCCGGTTCATCTCGTCCTCGACTGCCTGGCGCCAGGTCTCGAGCGCCGCGTCATCGGCATCCGCCGGCACCCAGATGGGCTTGCCGGCGACCACTGCGCCACGCGAGAAGGGCAGGTTGACGCTGGCCTTGTCCCAGGATTTCAGGTCGATGCGCCGCGCCGTGGCCACCGCGATCGGCAGGATCGCCCGGCCGGAATGCTTGGCCAGCATGACGATGCCGAAACCGGCCTTGCGCGCGACCTTCGGCACGTCGGCGGTGACCGCCACCGTGACCCCGGCCTCCAGCGTATCGAGCATTTCGAAGAAGGCGCCGACGCCGCCCTTGCGGGCGAACTGGCCGCGATGGTCGCCCGAGCCGCGGATGGTGCGGATGCCGAGCTTCTCGGCGGCGATGGCGTTCATCTCGCCGTCGGCCGAGCGCGAGATCAGCACGGCGGCCTGATATTCGGGCTTGCGCACGAAGGGCGTGAGGAAGTGTTGTCCGTGCCACATCGCGAAGATGACCGGCAGATTGGCGTCGGCATAATCGTAGAGATCGGGCGGATCGAGCGCGAAGCGGCCGGTCCGCCAGACCAGTTTCAGGTAGCCGGCGAGAATGGAGCCGGCTGCCGAGCGCACGCGCGCCGACCGGCCGAGGCGTTTCAGGACGGACATCGGGCCGCGCGCGATCGGCGTCAGGCCGCTTCCGGATCGAGCAGGCGGTGCAGGTGAACGATGAAGAATCGCATTTGCGCGTTGTCCACGGTCTGCTGCGCCCTGCTCTTCCAGGCGGCATGCGCGGTGGCGTAGTTCGGGAAGATGCCGACAATCTCCAGCTTCGACAGGTCCTTGAACTCGGTGCTGTCGAGCCGGGTCAGCTCGCCGCCGAAGACGAGATGGAGAAGTTGCTTGGCTTCCTGATGGCCGGTCATGGCGGCAATCGCTCCGTCGATTCCAAAAAGACCGTTCGCGACGGCCGATCCTCAGCGCGGCGTGGCCGTGTCGACCAGGAGCCCGTGCAGCGCCGGGCCGGCGCAGACGAGCGGAACATGCACCGGAGCGGGCCTGTTGTAGCAGGGCACGGCGCCGTCGAGACCGGTCAATGATGCGCCTGCTTCGTGCACCAAAAGATCGGCCGCCGCAAGGTCCCAATCATGGCTTTGGCCGCCGGCGAAGGCGACGTCGACCTCCCCGACCGCCACCTTGGCGAAGCGCAGGGCAAGTGAATGAATCTTGGGCAGGATCACGGCGCCCTGGCGCTGGACCCGCTCGACCATCGGTTTCGGACCCGCGACGCGGGCCCCCGACAGCGTCGCGCGCGCGCCGGCCGCCATCGGGCGGCCTCCGACCGCGGCGCCGAAGCCGCGGGCGGCGGTGAACACGCGGCGCGCTTCCGGTTCGGCGAGCGCCGCCGCGACCGGCCGGCCGTCGCGCACGACGGCGATCGATATGGTCCAGTCCGGCAGGCCGCCGGCAAAGGCGCGGGTGCCGTCGATCGGGTCGACGATGAACACCTCGCGTCGGGCAAGGCGCGCGGCATCGTCGGCGGTCTCCTCCGACAGCCAGCCGAAATCCGGCCGGGCCGCGCCGAGCCGGTCCTTCAGGAAGCGGTCGATGGCGATGTCGGCTTCCGTCACCGGCGAGGAATGGCCCTTGGTCCAGGTCTTGACGCCGCGCCTGGCATAGTCGAGCGCCATGCGGCCCGCCTCCTCGGCGAGCGCCGCCACGAGGTCGCGCAGGACCAGATCCTCAGCGTCCGGCAACGGTCAGGCCTTCGACGAGCACCGTCGGCGCGTTGACATAGTGACGGAACGACAGGTCGTCGGCGGGCGTCATGTTGAGGAAGATGTCGGCGAGGTTGCCGGCAACGGTGATCTCGGCCACCGGATAGGTCAGCTCGCCGTTCTCGATCCAGAAGCCGGAACAGCCGCGCGAATAGTCGCCGGTCACCATGTTGACGCCGCTGCCGATCATGTCGGTGACGTAGAGCCCGTCCTTGACCGCGCCGATCAGCGCCGCGCGCGTCTCGGTGCCCGCGGCGAGATGCAGATTGGTGGTGCCCGGGCTCGGCGCGCCGCCGACGCCGCGGCTTGCATGGCCGGTGGTTTTCAGCCCGAGCTCGCGGGCGGTGGTCGTGTCGAGCACCCAGCTCTGCAGGACGCCGTCCTCGACCAGCGCCAGCCGGCGCGCCGCCACGCCCTCACCGTCGAAGGGCCGGGAGCCGAGCCCGCGCCGGCGCGTCGGATCGTCGATGATGGCGACGCCGGGCTTGAACAGGCGCTCGCCGAGCCGGTCGCGCAGGAACGACGTCTTGCGGGCGATCGACTGGCCGTTGACGGCGGAAGCGAGGTGGCCGGCAAGGCTCGCGGCCATGCGCGGGTCGAAAATCACCGGCACCTTGCGCGTCTCGACCTTGCGCGGATTGAGGCGCCGGACCGCACGCTCGCCGGCGCTCGCGCCGATCGCCTCGGGCGTCTCGAGATCGCTCCGATGGCAGACCACCGAATAGTCGCTGTCGCGCTCCATGCCGGTGCCCTCGCCGGCAATGGCGGTCACCTGGAACGAGGTGTTGGAATAGAGCACGGCGCCTTCGAAACCGGTCGAGGTGACCAGGGCGAAGCCGCCGAGGCCGGTGCCGGCGGCGGCGCCGCCGGACCTGCTCACCCCGGCAACGCCGAGCGCCGCGGCCTCGGCCCGGCGCGCCAGCTCCTCGAGCTCGCCGACGCTCGCAAGGTTCGGGTCGAGCAGGTCGAGATCGTCCCAGCTGCGGGCGAGATCCGCCGGATCGGCAAGCCCGGCCACCGGATCTTCCGGCGTCGCGCGGGCGATCGCCACCGCACGCCCGGCGAGCGCCGCGACATCCTCGCGCGGGTCGTTCGAGGAGACCGAGGCCGAGCGCCGGCCGACGAACACCCGCAGGCCGATATCGTCTCCCTCGGACCGTTCGGTGCCTTCGACCTTGCCTTCACGGAGCTGCACGCTGAGCGACATGCCGCGCACCGCCACCACGTCGCAGGCATCGGCCCCGGCCTGGCGCGCGGCCGCGGCCAGCCGGTGCGCCTGGTCGATCAGAATGCGGGTATCGAGGAGATCGGACATGAAGGGCCTATGACCATCGAGGCGATGGTTCTCGTGTAGGGACGCGCGCGCGCCGATTCAAGGCGGCATCGCGGCGACATCCGCACGATCGCGCGAGCCGGATGACAGGTCGAATTGTGCCGGCCCTGGTCATGAACGATTCATCCTGGCGCTGAACCTTTGCGAAAGCACATGGCGCAAGCACTCGATAAGCAGTCGAGCCAAGGTTTTCTCAAGCATAGCCAGACATCGCGGATTTCTACGATTCAATTGAGCACCGCTTAACCGTTCCCCTTAAGCGGACCGACAAGAAATGCTGCGACAGTCAGGCCAACGACGGGGCGAGAGCTGATGCAAACAGCCGAAGACCCCAGGGAGCATGCACGTGTCGCGTCAAACCGAATT
This portion of the bacterium YEK0313 genome encodes:
- the hisN_1 gene encoding Histidinol-phosphatase, which produces MPDAEDLVLRDLVAALAEEAGRMALDYARRGVKTWTKGHSSPVTEADIAIDRFLKDRLGAARPDFGWLSEETADDAARLARREVFIVDPIDGTRAFAGGLPDWTISIAVVRDGRPVAAALAEPEARRVFTAARGFGAAVGGRPMAAGARATLSGARVAGPKPMVERVQRQGAVILPKIHSLALRFAKVAVGEVDVAFAGGQSHDWDLAAADLLVHEAGASLTGLDGAVPCYNRPAPVHVPLVCAGPALHGLLVDTATPR
- a CDS encoding peptidase PmbA, whose product is MSDLLDTRILIDQAHRLAAAARQAGADACDVVAVRGMSLSVQLREGKVEGTERSEGDDIGLRVFVGRRSASVSSNDPREDVAALAGRAVAIARATPEDPVAGLADPADLARSWDDLDLLDPNLASVGELEELARRAEAAALGVAGVSRSGGAAAGTGLGGFALVTSTGFEGAVLYSNTSFQVTAIAGEGTGMERDSDYSVVCHRSDLETPEAIGASAGERAVRRLNPRKVETRKVPVIFDPRMAASLAGHLASAVNGQSIARKTSFLRDRLGERLFKPGVAIIDDPTRRRGLGSRPFDGEGVAARRLALVEDGVLQSWVLDTTTARELGLKTTGHASRGVGGAPSPGTTNLHLAAGTETRAALIGAVKDGLYVTDMIGSGVNMVTGDYSRGCSGFWIENGELTYPVAEITVAGNLADIFLNMTPADDLSFRHYVNAPTVLVEGLTVAGR